From a single Azospirillum fermentarium genomic region:
- a CDS encoding bacteriohemerythrin, giving the protein MLERVSIKGKLSIILGVSAAGLVLVLLVSLFGLREEMMRDRQDKTRSVVEVAYTLVAHYEALSRSGAMTPDAAKAGAIAALKTLRYAGDEYFFISDLTPRMVMHPFKPELDGKDLSQNADPNGKRLFVEFAAVARDGGQGFVDYMWPKPGAAEPVAKLSYVRGFQPWGWVIGSGIYIDDVDSAFWAAAFRLGAIGLVLTLAAAALAVMVSRVVIHGLTGMTAVMQRLADGDTSLEVPAQDHQDEIGAMARTMEVFRQHMMELQRHWERQQIEHRVTEQRARALERLTERFDQTITRMVGTVSTAVEGLEETAATLTNTADRNMQQAASVAGASQQASANVQTVAAAAEELSGAIAEISHQVTVSSEISNRAVEASHRADQQIARLGDAAQRIGDVAGLITSIASQTNLLALNATIEAARAGEMGKGFAVVAGEVKNLAGQTAKATEDILTQISDVQQATSSAVEAIREIAAIIGQSDEIGTSIAAAVQEQGAATGEIARSASEAAVGTEQVSVSIGGVSASALETEQAAKTVLGAAHSLTTQAGALQDLVDSFLVNVEAINAARIDDMLVDDASSVYMPWSDALSVGQEDIDNDHMILIGLVNRVHGAVQGKQGKDALLQAVDQLIAYTALHFEQEEKLMQDAGYPGLPAHKKLHDALTARAKDLRRRLDAGQPSVGEELMALIKEWLCDHIQRHDTKVGAFLTGRSGGERMAA; this is encoded by the coding sequence GTGCTTGAGCGTGTCAGCATCAAGGGGAAACTATCCATCATCCTCGGCGTGTCCGCCGCCGGGTTGGTGCTCGTGCTTTTGGTCAGCCTGTTCGGGTTGCGCGAAGAGATGATGCGCGACCGTCAGGACAAGACCCGCAGCGTGGTGGAGGTGGCCTATACCCTGGTCGCCCATTACGAAGCGCTGTCGCGGTCGGGCGCCATGACCCCCGACGCCGCCAAGGCCGGCGCCATCGCCGCGCTGAAGACGCTGCGCTATGCCGGGGACGAGTATTTCTTCATCAGCGACCTGACCCCCCGCATGGTGATGCACCCGTTCAAACCGGAACTGGACGGCAAGGATCTGTCGCAGAACGCCGACCCCAACGGCAAGCGGCTGTTCGTGGAATTCGCCGCGGTGGCCAGGGACGGCGGCCAGGGCTTCGTCGATTACATGTGGCCCAAGCCCGGTGCCGCGGAGCCGGTGGCCAAGCTCAGCTATGTCCGCGGCTTCCAGCCGTGGGGCTGGGTCATCGGGTCGGGCATCTACATCGACGACGTGGATTCGGCGTTCTGGGCGGCGGCGTTCCGGCTGGGGGCCATCGGGCTGGTGCTGACGCTGGCCGCCGCCGCGCTGGCGGTGATGGTGTCGCGGGTGGTGATCCACGGCCTGACCGGCATGACGGCGGTGATGCAGCGGCTGGCCGACGGCGACACGTCGCTGGAGGTGCCGGCCCAGGACCATCAGGACGAGATCGGCGCCATGGCCCGCACCATGGAGGTGTTCCGCCAGCACATGATGGAGCTTCAGCGCCATTGGGAGCGGCAGCAGATCGAACACCGCGTCACCGAACAGCGCGCCCGCGCCCTGGAACGGCTGACCGAACGCTTCGACCAGACCATCACCCGCATGGTGGGCACCGTGTCCACCGCGGTGGAGGGGCTGGAGGAGACGGCGGCCACCCTGACCAACACCGCCGACCGCAACATGCAGCAGGCGGCTTCCGTCGCCGGGGCCTCGCAGCAGGCGTCCGCCAACGTGCAGACCGTGGCCGCCGCGGCGGAGGAACTGTCGGGCGCCATCGCCGAGATCAGCCATCAGGTCACCGTCAGCTCCGAAATCTCCAACCGCGCGGTGGAGGCGTCGCACCGCGCCGACCAGCAGATCGCCCGTCTGGGCGACGCGGCCCAGCGCATCGGCGACGTGGCCGGCCTCATCACCTCCATCGCCAGCCAGACCAACCTGCTGGCGCTCAACGCCACCATCGAGGCGGCGCGGGCCGGCGAGATGGGCAAGGGCTTCGCCGTGGTGGCGGGGGAGGTGAAGAACCTCGCCGGCCAGACCGCCAAGGCGACCGAGGACATCCTGACCCAGATTTCCGACGTGCAGCAGGCGACATCCTCCGCCGTGGAGGCCATCCGCGAAATCGCCGCCATCATCGGGCAGAGCGACGAGATCGGCACCTCCATCGCCGCGGCGGTGCAGGAACAGGGGGCCGCCACCGGCGAGATCGCCCGCTCGGCCAGCGAGGCGGCGGTGGGCACCGAGCAGGTGTCGGTCAGCATCGGCGGCGTGTCGGCTTCGGCGCTGGAAACCGAGCAGGCGGCCAAGACCGTGCTGGGGGCGGCCCACAGCCTGACCACCCAGGCCGGCGCTCTGCAGGATCTGGTGGACAGCTTCCTGGTGAATGTGGAGGCCATCAACGCCGCCCGCATCGACGACATGCTGGTCGACGATGCCTCCAGCGTCTACATGCCCTGGAGCGACGCCCTGTCCGTGGGGCAGGAGGACATCGACAACGACCACATGATCCTGATCGGGCTGGTCAACCGCGTCCACGGCGCGGTCCAGGGCAAGCAGGGCAAGGACGCGCTGCTGCAGGCCGTGGATCAGCTGATCGCCTACACCGCCCTGCACTTCGAGCAGGAGGAAAAGCTGATGCAGGACGCGGGCTATCCCGGCCTGCCGGCCCACAAGAAGCTGCACGACGCCCTGACCGCGCGGGCCAAGGATCTCCGCCGCCGCCTGGACGCCGGCCAGCCGTCGGTGGGCGAGGAGCTGATGGCGCTGATCAAGGAATGGCTGTGCGACCACATCCAGCGCCACGACACCAAGGTCGGCGCGTTCCTGACCGGGCGCTCCGGCGGGGAGCGGATGGCCGCATAA
- a CDS encoding GlxA family transcriptional regulator, producing the protein MSTSTAPTIIPVVAVVPPRVLLLDVAGPVEVLRKANLEQDRVRFAVTYAAPSPRVLSSVGLELAGLGALPAAVPDGALVVVPGNTAVTLGAPTASPADGQADEETIAAWLRAVVRPGVTLMTICSGALLAARAGLLSGHDCTTHHGCTADLARLAPGARVLDNRLYVEDGERLTSAGITAGIDLMLQLVARRVGHGVAAAVARYLVVYARRAGGDPQLSPWLEGRNHLHPAVHRAQDAVAADPARDWTVGALARAAGASPRHLSRLFNEHAGMSVTDYVNRLRVALAHDLLTATRLDMETVAERAGFASTRQFRRAWNRLHALPPSRLRTAARMEGTLPTG; encoded by the coding sequence ATGAGCACCTCCACCGCCCCCACCATCATTCCCGTCGTCGCCGTCGTCCCGCCGCGGGTGCTGCTGCTGGACGTGGCGGGGCCGGTGGAGGTGCTGCGCAAGGCCAATCTGGAGCAGGACCGGGTGCGCTTCGCCGTCACCTACGCCGCCCCGTCACCGCGGGTGCTGAGTTCGGTGGGGCTGGAACTGGCGGGGCTGGGGGCATTGCCCGCCGCGGTGCCCGACGGGGCGCTGGTGGTGGTGCCGGGCAACACCGCGGTGACGCTGGGCGCCCCCACCGCCTCACCCGCGGACGGCCAGGCGGACGAGGAGACCATCGCCGCGTGGCTGCGGGCGGTGGTCCGTCCGGGGGTGACGCTGATGACCATCTGCTCCGGCGCCCTGCTGGCGGCGCGGGCCGGGCTGCTCAGCGGCCACGACTGCACCACCCACCACGGCTGCACCGCCGACCTCGCCCGGCTGGCGCCGGGGGCGCGGGTGCTGGACAACCGGCTCTATGTGGAGGACGGGGAGCGGCTGACCAGCGCCGGCATCACCGCCGGCATCGACCTGATGCTGCAGCTGGTGGCCCGGCGGGTGGGACACGGGGTGGCGGCGGCGGTGGCCCGCTATCTGGTGGTCTATGCCCGCCGGGCCGGCGGCGACCCGCAGCTTTCCCCCTGGCTGGAAGGGCGCAACCACCTGCACCCCGCCGTTCACCGGGCGCAGGACGCGGTGGCCGCCGATCCCGCCCGCGACTGGACCGTCGGCGCGCTGGCGCGGGCGGCGGGGGCCAGCCCGCGGCACCTGTCGCGCCTGTTCAACGAGCATGCGGGGATGAGCGTCACCGATTACGTGAACCGCCTGCGGGTGGCCCTGGCCCACGACCTGCTGACCGCCACGCGGCTGGACATGGAAACGGTGGCGGAGCGCGCCGGCTTCGCCTCCACCCGCCAGTTCCGCCGTGCCTGGAACCGGCTGCACGCCCTGCCCCCCAGCCGCCTGCGGACGGCGGCGCGGATGGAAGGCACCCTTCCCACCGGGTAA
- a CDS encoding isochorismatase family protein: MSHTDTALLVIDAQESFRHRPYWQADGLDAYVERQQALIDGAKARGIPVVQIFHVEETGPFSEASGYVTPLAPLSVPADAVFRKTRHSALVGTGLDVWLTRRGIRRVIVSGIRTEQCCETTTRHASDLGYTADYVGEAMLTFPMTDAAGRTWAPDEIRARTELVLAGRFARIATVEQALEG, translated from the coding sequence ATGTCCCATACCGATACCGCACTGCTGGTCATCGACGCGCAGGAATCGTTCCGCCACCGCCCCTATTGGCAGGCGGACGGGCTGGACGCCTATGTGGAGCGGCAGCAGGCGCTGATCGACGGCGCCAAGGCCCGCGGCATCCCCGTGGTGCAGATCTTCCACGTGGAGGAGACGGGGCCGTTTTCCGAAGCGTCCGGGTATGTGACGCCCCTGGCCCCCCTGTCGGTCCCCGCCGACGCGGTGTTCCGCAAGACCCGCCACAGCGCGCTGGTGGGCACGGGGCTGGACGTGTGGCTGACCCGCCGGGGCATCCGCCGGGTGATCGTCAGCGGCATCCGCACCGAACAGTGCTGCGAGACCACGACTCGGCACGCCTCCGACCTGGGCTACACGGCGGATTACGTGGGCGAGGCCATGCTGACCTTCCCCATGACCGACGCCGCGGGCCGCACCTGGGCACCGGACGAGATCCGCGCCCGCACCGAACTGGTGCTGGCCGGGCGCTTCGCCCGCATCGCCACCGTCGAACAGGCCCTGGAGGGCTGA
- a CDS encoding SCO family protein, whose protein sequence is MKNARLIRIALASLVGLAVAAGIAWWQVNSAARMTSTGLPPLGGPFTLVDHTGRTVTQADFGPVLRLIYFGYTYCPDVCPTELSAMAGALDRLGADGSRVQPLFISIDPARDTVPHMAEYVPLFHPRLIGLTGSAEQVAAAARAYRVYYAKAQNGGTTDYLMDHSSFVYLTAPDGTVKTVFPAKTTPEAMAEGIRKQL, encoded by the coding sequence ATGAAAAACGCCCGTCTGATCCGAATCGCCCTTGCGTCCCTCGTCGGTCTGGCCGTTGCCGCCGGAATCGCGTGGTGGCAAGTCAACTCCGCCGCGCGGATGACCTCCACCGGTCTGCCGCCGCTGGGCGGTCCCTTCACCCTGGTGGACCACACCGGGCGCACGGTGACCCAGGCCGATTTCGGCCCGGTGCTGCGGCTGATCTATTTCGGCTACACCTATTGCCCCGACGTCTGCCCGACCGAGCTGTCGGCTATGGCCGGCGCGCTCGACCGGCTGGGGGCGGACGGGAGCCGGGTCCAGCCGCTGTTCATCTCCATCGACCCGGCCCGCGACACCGTGCCGCACATGGCGGAGTATGTGCCGCTGTTCCATCCCCGTCTCATCGGGTTGACCGGATCGGCGGAGCAGGTGGCCGCCGCGGCCCGCGCCTACCGCGTCTATTATGCCAAGGCGCAGAATGGCGGGACGACGGACTATCTGATGGACCATTCAAGTTTCGTGTACCTGACCGCGCCCGACGGCACGGTGAAGACCGTTTTTCCGGCCAAGACCACGCCCGAAGCCATGGCCGAGGGTATCCGCAAGCAGTTGTGA
- a CDS encoding AtpZ/AtpI family protein — MTDDQHPPSLDDLDARLRKARERETPSAKAGRYHRLPQSPLGVAWRIGTELVAAMIVGVGGGLLFDRWLGTAPWGLVVMFFLGAAAGVLNVYRSVTGLGYAPGYRRTHREDHDRPHGDGQ, encoded by the coding sequence ATGACAGACGACCAGCACCCGCCCTCGTTGGATGACCTCGACGCCCGGTTGCGCAAGGCGCGGGAACGGGAAACGCCCTCGGCCAAGGCCGGGCGCTATCACCGTTTGCCGCAGTCGCCCCTTGGGGTTGCCTGGCGGATCGGGACCGAACTGGTCGCTGCCATGATCGTCGGCGTCGGCGGCGGACTTCTGTTCGACCGTTGGCTGGGGACTGCACCGTGGGGCCTGGTGGTGATGTTCTTCCTGGGCGCTGCGGCCGGAGTTTTGAATGTGTACCGGTCCGTGACCGGGCTTGGTTACGCACCCGGCTATCGCCGGACCCATAGGGAAGACCACGATCGCCCCCACGGCGACGGACAATAA